Sequence from the Deinococcus ruber genome:
AGGGTTGGAACAGGAAATCGGCACGCCAGCGGCAGCGCTCCTGAAGGTGCTTACTGCGGTTCGTCTTTTTGCAGATTGAGACCGGGCGCGTCGCTGGGGCTGTCACTGCCGCTGGCGTGCTGATCGGGCCTGCCTTCGCCGTTCAGGTCGCGTTGCAGGCGGCTGTATTCCTCGGTGCTGATCTCGCCCCGTGCGTAGCGTTCGCGGGCGATATCGAGGGCACGGTCTCCAAAGAGGCGTTCTCTGCCGCGCTGGAGCGTGTCTTTCAGGTCGGCAGCCATCTGTTCAGGCGTTCTTGTGTTGCCGCCCGCACCTGGATTGCCGGGGCTGAAAGGCCGGGGGCCGCCGCCCATGCGCTGCATCATCCATGCGCGGCGGCGCATCTTGAGCAGCAGCACTCCGCCGATGACGGCTGCCACGACCAGAAAGCCACCGCCGAAGCCGTGTTCCTGTGGGCCGTCGTAGCCGTAGCCATACGGAGCGGGCTGAGACTGGAGCGGGTACGTTCCCTGAATCTGTGGAACCTGAACGAGCGGTTGTGCCGAAGATGAGGCGTTGTTGATGATGACATCCATGTGAAAGCTCCTTGGAGCGGGGGCGCTGTGGCCTTCCCGCATGCCCAGAAGCTATCGCTGCCCCCGTGAAGTGCGCGGGGAGCACGTGTGAAGCAGACGTGAACGAACATGGCCCTGCCACAGAGGACAGAGCCACAGAACAGCAGGCCTTGTGGTGTGCGGTCTGCGCGTCAGGAAGTGTGCGGCTGCCCCCCGATTTTGAGCGGCTGGCCGGAGAACAGGTTGTTGAGCGATTCGGTCAGGGTGGGGTGTGAAAACACCGCTTCCCGCAGGGTGCTGGCACTGACGCCGCCCATCATCGCCATCTGGAGCACCGACAGCAGTTCGCCGCCCTCGACGCCCAACACCGTGCCGCCCAGCAGCAGATCGGTGGCGTCGTCTACCACGGCCCGCATCAGGCCGCGTGTTTCGCCCAGTTCGATGGCGCGGGCCACGTAGCTCATGGGCATGGAATACACGCGGGTCGGCCTGTCCAGCTTGCGTGCAGCGCCTTCGTCCAGCCCGATGCGCCCCAGTTGCGGGTCGGTAAAGACGGTGTAGGGCACCAGGCGGTTTCTGGTGGTGCGCTCACCGTTCGACAGGAGCTGATCGCGCACGATGCGGAAATCGTCGTAGGAAATGTGCGTGAAAGCTGGCCCGCCTTTCACGTCACCCAGCGCATAGATGCCCTCGACATTGGTATGCAGCGTGTCATCGACCTGAATAAAGCCGTGTGCGTCGGCCTCGATTCCCGCTGCCGACAGGTTCAGCGCTGCCGTGTTGGGCGTGCGTCCGACGGCCACCAGCAGATGAGAGCCGACAAGCTGCTGCTCCTGTGGCCCCTTCACGCTCAGGGTGATGCCGCTGTCGTCACGCGTCGCCGCCGTCACCTCGGTCTGCATCAGAAAGCGCACGCCGTCGGCCTCCAGTGCTTCCTGTAGGGCCGCCGCCACGTCTGCGTCTTCCCGCGCTGCCAGCCGGGGGCCACGTTCCAGCACGGTCACGGCGCTGCCCAGCCGGGCAAACAGTTGCGCGAACTCCAGCCCGATAAAGCCGCCGCCCTGAATCATCAGATGAGACGGCACCTCCTGCACTTCCATGATGCTGGTCGAATCGAGTGCGCCCACACGGTCCAGCCCCGGCACGGTGGCCCGGCTGGGGCTGGCACCGGTATTGATAAAGATCTTGGGCGCGGTGATGTGGCGGGTGCCGCCCTCCGTCAGTTCGACCTGAAGGGTATGAGACGCGGTGAACTGGGCCTCGCCGCGAATCAGTTCGACGCCTGCGGCCAGAACCGACGACGTGCTGCCGTTCCTGAACGAATCGACCACCGCCTGCTTGCGGGCCACCACACGCGGCATATCGACCCTGACCTTTCCGACCTCCAGACCGTACTCGTGGGCGCGGCGGGCCAGATGCGCCACTTTCGCGCTGGCGATCAGGGTCTTGGTGGGCGTGCAGCCCTCGTTGACACATGTGCCGCCCACATGGACGCGCTCGACCAGTGCCACGCGCCAGCCCGCCTTCGACAGTTCACCTGCCAGTGGCCCGCCCGCCTGCCCCGAACCGATCACCACGGCATCGAAGCTCTGCGGCGCAGCAGCAGCAGATGGTGTAGACGACTCGGAAGGCCCAGTTGTGGATGTGGTCATGGCCCTCATGGTACGCCGCCGCCCGGCTCGTCACGTCAGGCACCGCACCGTTTCATGCCGCCCGTCTCGGTGGCCTGCTGTCAGCTCCCCGGCGCTGTTTTCGTGTTGGATGCCCGCCTGTTCTTCAGCAGACCAAACAGCGACGTGCTGCCAAGGCTCACGCCCGACAGACTGAGATTGGCACTGCCTTTCGGCGTCTTGGGCGCAATCGGCTCGGCCTTGAGAATCTTGACGCCGTGTTCGCTGTGATGAACAGCGATGTCGCGGGCCGTCTTACCCAGATCGATGAACCACGCGGGCTTCTTGTCGGGGCCGACCATTCTTTCCGGTACGCGCTGAGGTGTGTGGCCGTGTACCGAGCCGATCAGATCTTCGCGCAGTTCATACAGGTTCGAAGTGCCGCCGGGTCTGTCCCACAGCAGCAGATCGACGCCCGTGGCAATCAGCTGCTCTTCGGTAATGGGCCGCTGCATGACGTGGGGGCGGGTGGCGTGGCTGTACAACCAGCGGTCGCGAATAAACCAGCGTTTGGCATGCCCGCGCAGCCACTCGGCGTCGTCCAGCAGCGCCTTTTTCGAGCGGTAGCTGTCGAGTGTTCCCTGGCCGCCGTTCTTCATCCAGCGTCGCCATTCGTCGGTGTCGCGGGGCCGGGCATCGGGTGCGTGCCGCTGACCGGGCGGCCCGAACAGCGCATTGATCATCAGTTCTTCGTGGTTGCCAGCCAGTACCTGAAGACCGAATTCGGCATGAATCTGACGGATATCGCGCAGAATCTGGGCAGTTCCGTTGCCCTCGTCGATCATGTCGCCCAGCAGCACCACAAAGTGGTCGCGGGGTGGGGCATACTCCAGGGCCAACAGAAGACGCTCATATCTTCCGTTCAGATCGGGTATCGCGACGGTAGGACGACGGTCGTGGAGTTCCATTTCAGCAACTCTAGATGAAGCCCTGGCCGCGCTGCCGTGCCTTTTCGGTCATTTTGGCAGTGCAGTGTGGAAAATATCGGGTAGAGCAGACACTCGGGTGTTCAGGAAGAGCGGCGCGTCTGGGATTCCTGTCCGGCATAGCGGTCTTGCAGCTGCGCCAGCCGTACACGGGCTTCCTCGACTGTCAGCAGCAGGGCGGCCCGTTGACTGCCCCGGCTGCGCTCCAGCTGCCGTGTCAGGCGCTGAACACGGCTATACGCAGACAGAATGCTGAGAGCCAGCAGCGAACGCTTCACAGGCGGCACCGACCAACGTCAGATTGCAGAGACATGCACCAAGTGTAGTAGTAGCGCCGTTTCATTGTCAGGTCATCTGTCGCAAAAACTCTATCAGGTTTTTTTAGAAATGGACTGTTCTCAGAGTGCAGAACGTGGGCGACAGGGAAAAGAGAAGCTTACATAGTGCGCCGATACACCAAGCACCGTGCTACGCGCCTTTTTAAGCGTTCGTTGACTGCACCACGAGAACGTTACTTTTTCAACACTTTCTCAATAATTCTTGTGTTGTCACAACAGCCTTGTC
This genomic interval carries:
- a CDS encoding metallophosphoesterase gives rise to the protein MELHDRRPTVAIPDLNGRYERLLLALEYAPPRDHFVVLLGDMIDEGNGTAQILRDIRQIHAEFGLQVLAGNHEELMINALFGPPGQRHAPDARPRDTDEWRRWMKNGGQGTLDSYRSKKALLDDAEWLRGHAKRWFIRDRWLYSHATRPHVMQRPITEEQLIATGVDLLLWDRPGGTSNLYELREDLIGSVHGHTPQRVPERMVGPDKKPAWFIDLGKTARDIAVHHSEHGVKILKAEPIAPKTPKGSANLSLSGVSLGSTSLFGLLKNRRASNTKTAPGS
- a CDS encoding mercuric reductase encodes the protein MTTSTTGPSESSTPSAAAAPQSFDAVVIGSGQAGGPLAGELSKAGWRVALVERVHVGGTCVNEGCTPTKTLIASAKVAHLARRAHEYGLEVGKVRVDMPRVVARKQAVVDSFRNGSTSSVLAAGVELIRGEAQFTASHTLQVELTEGGTRHITAPKIFINTGASPSRATVPGLDRVGALDSTSIMEVQEVPSHLMIQGGGFIGLEFAQLFARLGSAVTVLERGPRLAAREDADVAAALQEALEADGVRFLMQTEVTAATRDDSGITLSVKGPQEQQLVGSHLLVAVGRTPNTAALNLSAAGIEADAHGFIQVDDTLHTNVEGIYALGDVKGGPAFTHISYDDFRIVRDQLLSNGERTTRNRLVPYTVFTDPQLGRIGLDEGAARKLDRPTRVYSMPMSYVARAIELGETRGLMRAVVDDATDLLLGGTVLGVEGGELLSVLQMAMMGGVSASTLREAVFSHPTLTESLNNLFSGQPLKIGGQPHTS
- a CDS encoding SHOCT domain-containing protein codes for the protein MDVIINNASSSAQPLVQVPQIQGTYPLQSQPAPYGYGYDGPQEHGFGGGFLVVAAVIGGVLLLKMRRRAWMMQRMGGGPRPFSPGNPGAGGNTRTPEQMAADLKDTLQRGRERLFGDRALDIARERYARGEISTEEYSRLQRDLNGEGRPDQHASGSDSPSDAPGLNLQKDEPQ